The genomic interval GGAAGATTGTGTCTGCTCCTCTTTCCAAAGAGCTAAGACAGGAGTACAGGGTTGGATCCATGCCCATCTAAAAGGATGAAGAAGTTCAGGTTGTTTGGGAGCACTATAAAGATCAGCAAATTGGCCAAGTAGTCCTGGTTTACAGGAAGCAATACATCATCTACACTGAGCGGATGCAGCGGGAGAAGGCTAATGGCATGACTGTCCATCTGGGCATTCACCCCAGCAAGGTGCTTGTGACAAGGCTTGCACTGGACAAAGACCACAAAAGGATTCTTGAAGGGAATGCCAAATCTCAAGGAAGAAACAGTTGGTAAGATTCAGGAACAAGCGACTCCCTTTTCTCTTCGGTCGTAGGTGCTTCGGCCGTCGCGGGTTGCGGTGCAGACATGGCCAAGTCCAAGAACCACACCACACACAACCAGTCTCGAAAATGGCACAGAAATGGCATCAAGAAACCCCGATCACAAAGATATGAATCTCTTAAGGGGGTAGATCCCAAGTTCCTGAGGAACATGCGCTTTGCCAAGAAGCACAACAAGAAGGGCCTGAAGAAGATGCAGGCCAACAATGCCAAGGCCGTGAGTGCACGTGCTGAAGCTATAAAGGCCCTTATAAAGCCCAAGGAGCTTAAGACCAAGATTCCAAAGGGTGCCAGCCGTAAACTCAGTCGACTTGCCTACATCGCCCAGCCCAAGCTTGGGAAGCGTGCTTGTGCACGCATTGCCAAGGGTCGCAGGCTCTGCCAGCCAAAGGCTAAGGCCAAAGATCAGACAAAGGCCCAATCTGCTGCTTCATCTGCAGCTCCAGCTTCAGCTCCAGCTTCAGCTCCAGCTTCAGTTCCAGCTCAGGCTCCCGAAGGTGCCCAGGCCCCCACGAAGGCTCCAGAGTAGAGGCACCTGTCTGCCATGAGGACAAAAGGACTGGTGTGACCTCTAGGCTGCTGTCTGTATGGGGCTGGGGTCCTCCTGtgctatttgtacaaataaacttgaggcagaaaaaaaaaaaattcaggaacaAAATCATCTTATATACAACTTtcattaaaaattgttaaaatgaaaaaatatatataatataaaaattatcatcaTGTCCTATATGTTTTTCTACACAAAATAATCCCGGATTGATGTAGTAGAGTCCTCAACTTTTGGCCTTCTTTCTTTAAAAGTtcgaaaatgtttttaatgttgatACTCTTCAGGAAATTActgtcaataaattaaaaatagtcctcaaaactaatttataataaatgttaGTGATGAAGTTTCCATAAACATGAACTTACGTACAGATATAATTATGACTCAAGGTGGCAATTTTGTCCTtatagaaaaacttaattcaCGATGTTAGTatgctataaaaacaaaaaagtgaattAGTATGTTTTGATAATAGAGTTCACCTTAagcatacaatttattttttttatttttacatttttttattaagtcaaatatacctagatcatgaatacatttatgcatatgtggggtacaatgtgcatacaatttaaatgaaactcattaaatttctttggaaaaacCTGTTTGTTTAATAATCATAACCTAAAGAGTATACTCGTCCAATATTGTCAAATATTAATATCTTGAAcactaccaaaaatttaaaatatacacagaCCACTTTGAGAACTCGGTTTATTGGGATTGTAAAAATTGCCTTTTTATGTAATACCTATTACTATTTTTGTTTCATGTCTCATTTTTGTAAATGAATTT from Nycticebus coucang isolate mNycCou1 chromosome 3, mNycCou1.pri, whole genome shotgun sequence carries:
- the LOC128581271 gene encoding 60S ribosomal protein L29-like, which translates into the protein MAKSKNHTTHNQSRKWHRNGIKKPRSQRYESLKGVDPKFLRNMRFAKKHNKKGLKKMQANNAKAVSARAEAIKALIKPKELKTKIPKGASRKLSRLAYIAQPKLGKRACARIAKGRRLCQPKAKAKDQTKAQSAASSAAPASAPASAPASVPAQAPEGAQAPTKAPE